In the genome of Marinobacter antarcticus, one region contains:
- the uvrA gene encoding excinuclease ABC subunit UvrA, with amino-acid sequence MDHIQIKGARTHNLKNIDLDIPRDKLIVITGLSGSGKSSLAFDTLYAEGQRRYVESLSTYARQFLSMMEKPDVDHIEGLSPAISIEQKSTSHNPRSTVGTITEIYDYLRLLFARAGEPRCPDHDQPLEAQTVSQMVDQVLAMPEDSKLMILAPVIRDRKGEHLQVVETMRSQGFIRLRVDGSVYDIDDVPALDKKRKHQIDVVVDRFKVKPGLEQRLAESFETALGLADGIALVAPMDSDKDGEHEEHTFSAKYACTQCGYALSELEPKLFSFNNPAGACPTCDGLGVKQFFDADKIVQHPEATLAAGAIKGWDRRAVYYFQMLGSVAEHYGIDLETPWAEFPENFQTTLLFGSGSEAIPFRYVNSRGHIMEKSHSFEGIIPNLERRYRETDSPSMREELSRNLSTQPCKECKGSRLRRSARHVFIDNRNLPDLTHLPIGEAYSYFDTLTLPGRRGEIAEKITKEVRQRLQFLVNVGLEYLTLERSADTLSGGEAQRIRLASQIGAGLMGVMYILDEPSIGLHQRDNDRLLSTLTHLRDLGNTVIVVEHDEEAILAADHVIDIGPGAGVHGGQIIAQGTPAQIQENPDSLTGQYLSGAKQIAIPETRNKGSGETLTLTGATGNNLQHVTLTLPLGIMTCVTGVSGSGKSTLINSTLYPVAAAKLNKATSLNASPYEGLKGLDQLDKVIDIDQSPIGRTPRSNPATYTGLFTPIRELFAGTQEARARGYKPGRFSFNVKGGRCEACQGDGMIKVEMHFLPDVYVPCDVCKAKRYNRETLEVRYKGKNINEVLSMTVEEGREFFDAVPFLARKLQTLVDVGLSYIRLGQSAVTLSGGEAQRVKLAKELSKRDTGKTLYILDEPTTGLHFYDIQQLLSVLQRLRDHGNTIVVIEHNLDVIKTADWVIDLGPEGGSGGGQIIAEGTPEQVAANPASHTGRYLKAMLPG; translated from the coding sequence ATGGATCATATCCAGATCAAAGGGGCACGGACCCACAACCTGAAGAACATCGACCTGGATATCCCGAGGGACAAGCTGATCGTCATAACCGGCCTGTCCGGCTCAGGCAAATCATCTCTGGCATTTGATACGCTTTATGCCGAGGGTCAGAGGCGCTATGTGGAATCCTTATCCACCTATGCGCGCCAGTTCCTCTCGATGATGGAAAAGCCCGATGTCGATCACATCGAAGGCCTTTCCCCTGCCATCTCTATCGAGCAGAAATCCACATCACACAACCCTCGTTCGACGGTTGGCACCATCACCGAAATCTATGATTACCTGCGGTTATTGTTTGCCCGCGCTGGCGAGCCGCGGTGCCCGGATCACGATCAACCGCTGGAAGCGCAAACCGTCAGCCAGATGGTTGACCAGGTGCTTGCCATGCCGGAAGACAGCAAGTTGATGATCCTTGCGCCGGTTATCCGGGACCGTAAAGGCGAACATCTTCAAGTCGTTGAGACCATGCGCAGCCAGGGATTTATACGTCTGCGAGTGGATGGCTCGGTGTATGACATTGATGATGTGCCAGCACTCGACAAGAAACGCAAACACCAGATTGACGTCGTCGTTGACCGCTTCAAGGTGAAGCCTGGCCTGGAACAACGGCTCGCCGAAAGTTTCGAGACCGCCCTGGGACTTGCCGACGGCATTGCCCTTGTGGCCCCGATGGACAGCGATAAAGACGGCGAACACGAAGAACATACCTTTTCTGCCAAATATGCCTGTACACAGTGCGGCTACGCACTGAGCGAGCTTGAACCAAAACTGTTTTCCTTTAACAACCCGGCAGGGGCCTGCCCTACCTGTGACGGCTTGGGCGTTAAGCAGTTCTTTGATGCAGACAAAATCGTCCAGCACCCCGAAGCAACACTAGCCGCTGGTGCCATCAAGGGCTGGGATCGCAGGGCGGTGTACTATTTCCAGATGCTGGGTAGCGTTGCCGAGCACTATGGCATCGACCTGGAAACGCCCTGGGCGGAGTTCCCGGAGAACTTCCAAACGACACTCCTGTTCGGGTCAGGCAGCGAAGCAATACCATTTCGCTACGTAAATTCTCGTGGTCACATCATGGAAAAGTCCCATTCCTTCGAAGGGATCATTCCAAATCTCGAACGTCGCTATAGGGAAACTGATTCGCCGAGTATGCGCGAAGAACTGTCGCGTAACCTCAGTACCCAGCCCTGCAAGGAATGCAAAGGCTCGCGCCTGCGTCGCAGCGCCCGCCACGTTTTCATTGACAACCGCAACCTGCCGGACCTGACTCACCTGCCCATCGGTGAAGCTTACTCCTACTTCGACACGCTTACGCTGCCCGGCCGCAGAGGCGAGATTGCAGAAAAGATCACAAAGGAAGTTCGGCAGCGACTCCAGTTTCTGGTCAACGTCGGCCTGGAATACCTGACACTTGAACGCAGTGCCGACACGCTCTCTGGCGGCGAAGCGCAGAGAATACGGCTGGCCAGCCAGATCGGTGCGGGCCTGATGGGCGTCATGTACATCCTTGATGAGCCCTCCATCGGTCTTCATCAACGGGACAATGACCGATTGCTGAGCACCCTCACCCATCTGCGCGATCTTGGCAATACCGTCATCGTAGTCGAACATGATGAAGAGGCCATCCTTGCAGCCGATCATGTTATTGATATCGGACCGGGTGCCGGTGTTCATGGCGGCCAGATCATCGCTCAAGGTACACCCGCGCAAATCCAGGAAAACCCCGATTCATTGACGGGACAGTACCTCAGCGGAGCCAAACAGATTGCCATCCCCGAAACCAGAAACAAGGGTTCAGGAGAAACTCTGACGCTGACCGGGGCAACTGGTAATAACTTGCAGCACGTCACTCTCACGCTGCCCTTGGGCATCATGACCTGCGTCACCGGAGTTTCAGGCTCTGGAAAGTCGACCCTGATAAACAGCACTCTCTACCCGGTGGCCGCGGCAAAACTCAACAAAGCCACCAGCCTCAATGCATCACCCTACGAAGGGCTTAAGGGTCTTGACCAGCTGGACAAGGTCATCGACATAGATCAGAGCCCCATCGGGCGCACACCCCGCTCGAACCCGGCCACCTACACCGGCCTGTTCACGCCAATACGAGAGCTGTTTGCCGGCACACAGGAGGCACGAGCAAGGGGCTATAAGCCCGGTCGTTTCTCCTTCAACGTGAAAGGTGGGCGATGTGAAGCATGCCAGGGCGACGGCATGATCAAGGTGGAAATGCACTTCCTGCCGGATGTATACGTCCCCTGCGATGTGTGTAAAGCCAAACGCTACAACCGGGAAACCCTGGAGGTACGCTACAAAGGCAAGAACATCAATGAAGTTTTGAGCATGACCGTTGAGGAAGGCCGAGAGTTTTTTGACGCCGTGCCGTTTCTCGCCAGAAAACTGCAGACACTGGTGGATGTCGGGCTTTCCTACATTCGCCTTGGGCAAAGCGCCGTAACTCTGTCCGGCGGTGAAGCCCAGCGCGTGAAGCTTGCCAAAGAGCTATCCAAGCGGGATACCGGGAAAACCTTGTATATTCTCGATGAGCCCACCACAGGGCTACACTTCTACGATATTCAGCAGCTGCTTAGCGTACTGCAACGCCTCCGGGATCACGGCAACACCATCGTTGTCATCGAGCACAACCTTGATGTCATCAAGACCGCTGACTGGGTTATCGATCTGGGACCGGAAGGTGGCTCAGGGGGCGGTCAGATCATTGCAGAAGGCACGCCAGAACAAGTCGCTGCAAATCCAGCCTCGCACACAGGCCGCTACCTGAAAGCAATGTTGCCGGGCTGA
- the rplQ gene encoding 50S ribosomal protein L17 — translation MRHRKSGRKFSRTSAHRKAMFRNMTASLVGHELIKTTLPKAKELRRVAEPLITLAKKDSVANRRLAFARLRDDAAVAKLFNELGPRYNERPGGYLRILKCGFRAGDNAPMAFVELVGRPLDIEAEEVDEDDK, via the coding sequence ATGCGTCATCGTAAGAGTGGTCGTAAGTTCAGCAGGACCAGTGCGCATCGCAAGGCCATGTTTCGTAACATGACTGCGTCACTGGTTGGTCATGAGCTGATTAAAACAACGTTGCCGAAAGCCAAAGAGCTTCGTCGGGTAGCGGAGCCTTTGATCACGCTCGCCAAGAAAGATTCGGTTGCGAATCGTCGTCTGGCGTTTGCCCGCCTGCGCGACGATGCAGCGGTTGCCAAGCTGTTTAATGAGCTGGGTCCCCGTTACAACGAGCGTCCGGGTGGTTACCTTCGTATTCTGAAGTGTGGCTTCCGTGCTGGTGACAATGCCCCGATGGCATTTGTTGAGCTGGTAGGCCGTCCGTTGGATATCGAAGCAGAAGAAGTTGACGAAGACGACAAGTAA
- a CDS encoding DNA-directed RNA polymerase subunit alpha, with protein MQRSVHELLTPRTIDVKESGATRAKVTLEPLERGFGHTLGSALRRILLSSMPGCAVTEAQIDGVLHEYSAIEGVQEDVIEILLNLKGVAVKMNGRDDTELTLSKKGPGVVTAGDIKLDHDVEISNPDHVICHLSENGEVNMRLRVARGRGYEPADQRGLDEDETRAIGRLQLDATFSPVRRVAYSVESARVEQRTDLDKLVIDLETNGTIDPEEAIRRAATILQQQLAVFVDFDHEKEPERVEEEEEIDPILLRPVDDLELTVRSANCLKAENIYYIGDLIQRTEVELLKTPNLGKKSLTEIKDVLASRGLSLGMRLDNWPPASLRGDDRVLGG; from the coding sequence ATGCAGCGTTCAGTACATGAGTTATTGACACCTCGTACCATTGACGTGAAAGAATCGGGCGCTACTCGCGCAAAGGTAACGCTTGAGCCTCTGGAAAGAGGCTTTGGCCACACTTTGGGGAGTGCGTTGCGTCGAATTCTCTTGTCTTCGATGCCAGGCTGCGCCGTGACTGAAGCGCAGATTGATGGTGTCTTGCACGAGTACAGCGCAATTGAGGGTGTCCAGGAGGACGTGATTGAGATTCTGTTGAATCTCAAGGGCGTTGCGGTAAAGATGAACGGTCGGGACGATACTGAGCTTACGCTCAGCAAGAAAGGCCCGGGCGTCGTTACAGCCGGTGATATCAAGTTGGATCATGATGTTGAGATCTCCAACCCGGATCATGTGATCTGTCACCTGAGTGAAAACGGTGAAGTGAACATGCGTCTTCGTGTGGCCCGTGGCCGAGGCTATGAGCCTGCGGATCAGCGTGGTCTCGATGAAGATGAAACCCGCGCCATCGGACGTCTGCAACTGGATGCAACCTTCAGCCCGGTTCGTCGTGTAGCCTATTCCGTGGAAAGTGCACGGGTAGAGCAGCGCACCGATCTGGATAAGCTGGTTATTGATCTGGAGACTAATGGCACCATCGACCCGGAAGAAGCAATTCGCCGGGCGGCCACGATTCTCCAGCAGCAGCTGGCTGTATTTGTCGATTTTGATCATGAGAAAGAACCAGAGCGTGTTGAAGAAGAGGAAGAAATTGATCCGATTCTTCTGCGTCCGGTTGATGATCTGGAACTGACAGTGCGTTCAGCTAATTGCTTGAAGGCTGAAAATATTTACTACATCGGCGATCTTATCCAGCGCACAGAAGTTGAGCTGTTGAAGACGCCTAACCTTGGTAAGAAGTCGCTCACCGAGATCAAGGACGTTTTGGCGTCCCGAGGTTTGTCTCTGGGTATGCGTCTTGATAACTGGCCGCCGGCTAGCCTTCGTGGCGACGACCGGGTTTTGGGCGGTTGA
- the rpsD gene encoding 30S ribosomal protein S4 produces MARYIGPKCKLSRREGTDLFLKSGVRALDSKCNLETPPGMHGARRSRLSEYGVQLREKQKVRRIYGVLEKQFRNYYKEAARLKGATGENLLQLLETRLDNVVYRMGFGSTRAESRQLVSHKAILVNDKVVNIPSYKVKAGDVVSIREKARNQLRVKGALDLSASRAPVSWVEVDATKMSGVYTSVPERTELPADINENLIVELYSK; encoded by the coding sequence ATGGCTCGTTATATAGGCCCGAAGTGCAAACTGTCTCGTCGTGAAGGGACAGATCTTTTTCTTAAGAGCGGTGTTCGCGCGCTGGATTCCAAGTGCAACCTTGAGACTCCGCCGGGTATGCACGGCGCGCGTCGCAGTCGTCTGTCCGAATATGGCGTACAGCTTCGTGAAAAACAGAAAGTTCGCCGTATCTATGGCGTTCTTGAAAAGCAATTTCGCAACTACTACAAAGAGGCCGCCCGTCTGAAGGGTGCAACTGGTGAAAACCTGCTGCAGCTCCTGGAGACGCGCCTCGATAACGTTGTATATCGCATGGGGTTCGGTTCTACCCGTGCAGAGTCCCGTCAGCTCGTCTCTCACAAGGCGATCCTGGTCAATGACAAGGTAGTGAATATTCCTTCCTACAAAGTCAAGGCAGGTGATGTTGTGAGCATTCGCGAAAAAGCCAGAAATCAGTTGCGTGTCAAAGGCGCTCTGGATCTGTCTGCAAGCCGTGCACCGGTGAGCTGGGTAGAGGTCGACGCCACTAAGATGTCCGGCGTTTACACGTCAGTGCCTGAGCGCACTGAGCTGCCAGCCGACATCAACGAGAACCTCATCGTCGAGCTTTACTCCAAGTAA
- the rpsK gene encoding 30S ribosomal protein S11, which yields MAKPGTRTRKKVKKTVVDGVAHIHASFNNTIVTISDRQGNVLSWATSGGSGFRGSRKSTPFAAQVAAERAGNAAAEYGLKNLDVEVKGPGPGRESAVRALNSCGYKITNITDVTPIPHNGCRPPKKRRV from the coding sequence ATGGCAAAGCCAGGTACACGTACCCGTAAAAAGGTGAAAAAGACAGTTGTTGATGGCGTCGCGCACATACACGCGTCCTTCAACAACACTATCGTGACCATTTCAGACCGTCAGGGCAACGTCCTGTCCTGGGCTACCTCTGGTGGTTCCGGTTTTCGTGGGTCACGTAAAAGTACACCTTTTGCTGCGCAGGTAGCAGCTGAAAGAGCCGGTAACGCGGCTGCTGAATACGGCCTTAAAAACCTGGACGTAGAGGTTAAGGGACCCGGACCCGGACGTGAGTCTGCAGTTCGCGCGCTGAATTCGTGCGGCTACAAGATCACTAACATCACAGATGTGACGCCGATTCCCCATAACGGCTGTCGTCCGCCCAAAAAGCGCCGCGTCTAA
- the rpsM gene encoding 30S ribosomal protein S13 yields MARIAGVNIPDHKHAVISLTYIFGVGKTTAQKLCDATGVKPDVKVKDLSDEQLETLRTEVGKAIVEGDLRREVQMNIKRLKDLGCHRGLRHRHGLPVRGQRTKTNARTRKGPRKPIRK; encoded by the coding sequence ATGGCACGTATAGCCGGTGTCAATATACCCGATCACAAACATGCTGTTATCTCGCTGACCTATATTTTCGGTGTTGGCAAGACAACAGCTCAGAAGCTTTGCGATGCAACCGGCGTAAAGCCGGACGTCAAGGTCAAAGACCTGTCCGATGAGCAGCTTGAGACACTTCGAACTGAAGTGGGTAAAGCAATCGTTGAAGGCGATCTGCGTCGTGAAGTACAGATGAACATCAAGCGTTTGAAGGATCTCGGATGTCACCGTGGTCTGCGCCATCGTCACGGGCTTCCAGTCCGTGGTCAGCGCACCAAGACCAACGCACGCACCCGTAAAGGTCCACGCAAACCTATTCGTAAGTAA
- the rpmJ gene encoding 50S ribosomal protein L36, with the protein MKVRASVKKICRNCKVIRRNGSVRVICPEPRHKQRQG; encoded by the coding sequence ATGAAAGTACGCGCTTCGGTAAAGAAAATTTGCCGTAACTGCAAAGTAATTCGTCGCAATGGCTCGGTACGAGTCATTTGCCCGGAACCTCGTCACAAGCAGCGTCAGGGTTGA
- the secY gene encoding preprotein translocase subunit SecY has protein sequence MAKNASLPAGAGKGLAELRSRLWFVFVALLVYRVGAHIPVPGINPDRLAALFEQNQGTILSMFNMFSGGALERMSIFALGIMPYISASIIMQLMTAVSPQLEQLKKEGEAGRRKISQYTRYGTVVLALVQGFGISVGLASQGVTFNDSYSFHFVAVVSFVSGAVFMMWLGEQITERGVGNGISLLIFAGIVAGLPGAIGQTLEQARNGEMSLLLVLGIAVLAIAVVGFVVFMERGQRRLTINYAKRQQGRQVFAQQSSHLPLKVNMAGVIPPIFASSILLFPASLGQWFGQGEGMEWLSDISQALAPSQPLYIILFAAAVVFFCFFYTALMYNPKEVADNLKRSGAFIPGIRPGDQTAKYIDGVLTRLTLFGAMYIAAVSLFPQFLMVAGNVPFYLGGTSLLIVVVVVMDFMAQVQSHLMSHQYESLMKKSNLKGYSRNG, from the coding sequence ATGGCCAAGAACGCATCATTGCCTGCGGGCGCGGGAAAAGGACTGGCAGAGCTGCGATCGCGGCTCTGGTTTGTCTTCGTGGCATTGTTGGTGTACCGGGTTGGTGCCCACATTCCGGTGCCAGGTATAAACCCCGACCGGCTGGCAGCACTGTTTGAGCAGAATCAGGGAACCATCCTGAGTATGTTCAACATGTTTTCAGGTGGTGCGCTCGAGCGTATGAGTATCTTCGCTCTCGGTATCATGCCGTATATCTCGGCCTCGATTATCATGCAACTTATGACTGCGGTAAGTCCGCAGCTTGAGCAGCTGAAGAAAGAGGGCGAGGCTGGACGTCGAAAGATCAGCCAGTACACGCGGTACGGTACGGTTGTTCTGGCCCTGGTTCAGGGTTTTGGGATTTCTGTCGGGTTGGCATCGCAGGGCGTCACCTTCAACGACAGCTACAGCTTCCACTTCGTGGCGGTTGTGTCTTTCGTTAGTGGTGCTGTCTTCATGATGTGGCTGGGTGAGCAGATTACTGAGCGGGGTGTCGGAAACGGCATCTCTCTGTTGATTTTCGCAGGCATTGTAGCCGGGCTTCCGGGCGCAATTGGTCAGACTCTGGAGCAGGCTCGAAACGGCGAAATGAGTTTGTTGCTTGTCCTGGGTATCGCTGTGCTTGCGATCGCCGTGGTTGGTTTCGTGGTTTTCATGGAGCGTGGTCAGCGTCGTCTGACCATCAACTACGCCAAACGCCAGCAAGGACGTCAGGTGTTTGCCCAGCAGTCCAGTCACTTGCCTTTGAAGGTGAATATGGCCGGGGTCATCCCGCCCATCTTTGCTTCCTCTATTCTGCTTTTCCCGGCTTCGCTGGGGCAGTGGTTTGGTCAGGGTGAAGGAATGGAGTGGCTCAGCGACATCTCTCAGGCATTGGCGCCAAGCCAGCCGTTGTACATTATTCTGTTTGCGGCAGCAGTCGTATTCTTCTGCTTCTTCTACACAGCGCTGATGTATAACCCGAAAGAAGTTGCGGATAACCTCAAACGCTCTGGAGCGTTTATTCCGGGCATACGTCCGGGCGATCAGACCGCCAAGTATATTGATGGCGTGCTGACCCGTCTGACGCTGTTCGGTGCAATGTACATTGCAGCAGTCTCCCTGTTCCCTCAGTTTCTGATGGTGGCCGGGAATGTGCCTTTCTATCTGGGTGGCACCTCACTGCTGATTGTTGTAGTCGTCGTGATGGATTTCATGGCCCAGGTTCAGTCGCACCTGATGTCGCATCAGTACGAATCGCTGATGAAGAAGTCCAATCTCAAGGGCTATAGTCGGAACGGTTAA
- the rplO gene encoding 50S ribosomal protein L15 yields the protein MRLNELSPEPGSRPAARRVGRGIGSGFGKTGGRGHKGLKARSGGSVAPGFEGGQQPLARRLPKFGFTSRQQRYVAEIRLNELAKVEGDIVDLAALKKADIIRDEIREAKVILSGELDRAVTVKGLRVTKGAREAISAAGGKVED from the coding sequence ATGCGTCTGAACGAACTTAGTCCGGAACCCGGTTCACGTCCCGCCGCAAGGCGCGTCGGTCGTGGTATCGGAAGCGGTTTCGGTAAAACCGGTGGACGTGGTCACAAAGGCCTTAAAGCCCGTTCCGGGGGCAGCGTTGCTCCTGGTTTCGAGGGTGGCCAGCAGCCTTTGGCCCGTCGTCTGCCGAAGTTTGGCTTTACGTCGCGTCAGCAGCGCTATGTTGCTGAAATTCGCCTGAACGAACTGGCGAAAGTTGAAGGCGATATTGTGGATCTTGCGGCCCTTAAGAAGGCCGACATCATCCGTGACGAAATTCGCGAAGCCAAGGTTATTCTGTCCGGCGAACTCGACCGCGCAGTAACCGTGAAGGGACTTCGGGTAACTAAAGGCGCGCGCGAGGCAATTTCTGCCGCGGGTGGTAAAGTCGAAGACTAA
- the rpmD gene encoding 50S ribosomal protein L30 has product MANAKTIKVTLTRSPIGCQPKHKLCVKGLGLRKIGHTVEVEDTPSIRGMINRVDYLVRVEES; this is encoded by the coding sequence ATGGCTAACGCAAAAACGATCAAAGTAACTCTGACCCGCAGCCCAATTGGCTGTCAGCCCAAGCACAAATTGTGTGTAAAGGGCCTGGGTCTTCGTAAAATCGGTCACACCGTTGAGGTGGAAGATACACCTTCCATTCGCGGCATGATCAACCGGGTAGATTACCTGGTTCGGGTTGAGGAGAGCTAA
- the rpsE gene encoding 30S ribosomal protein S5: MSVNDQKAPELQEKLVQVNRVAKVVKGGRVFAFTALSVVGDGKGRVGFGRGKAREVPVAIQKSMEAARKNMVEVPLDGTTLQYAVRAQHGGSKVYMQPASEGTGIIAGGAMRAVLEVAGVQNVLSKCYGSTNPVNVVRSTIKGLQATQAPEDIAAKRGKSVEEILG, translated from the coding sequence ATGAGCGTTAATGATCAGAAGGCGCCTGAGCTCCAGGAAAAGCTGGTTCAGGTGAATCGCGTCGCCAAAGTAGTCAAGGGTGGTCGCGTTTTTGCGTTCACCGCACTGAGTGTTGTTGGTGACGGAAAAGGGCGTGTTGGCTTTGGTCGCGGTAAAGCACGTGAAGTGCCTGTCGCTATCCAGAAGTCAATGGAAGCTGCACGCAAGAACATGGTAGAAGTGCCGCTTGACGGTACTACTCTGCAGTACGCAGTGCGGGCCCAGCATGGTGGCTCCAAGGTGTACATGCAGCCGGCTTCAGAAGGTACAGGTATCATCGCCGGTGGTGCGATGCGTGCAGTGCTAGAGGTTGCGGGTGTTCAGAACGTACTGTCCAAGTGTTACGGGTCTACCAACCCGGTGAACGTGGTACGTTCCACCATTAAGGGTCTCCAGGCCACTCAGGCGCCTGAAGATATTGCAGCCAAGCGCGGTAAATCCGTCGAAGAGATTCTGGGTTGA
- the rplR gene encoding 50S ribosomal protein L18, producing MSANNERLRRARKVRMKIRELGTTRLCVHRTPRHMYAQVTSADGSNVIATASTLDKELRQGATGNVDAAKKVGQLIAERAKAAGVERVAFDRSGYRYHGRVQALADAAREAGLQF from the coding sequence ATGAGCGCGAATAACGAAAGATTGCGTCGCGCACGCAAAGTGCGCATGAAGATCCGTGAACTGGGTACGACACGTTTGTGCGTTCACCGCACCCCGCGTCATATGTACGCCCAGGTTACGTCAGCAGATGGCAGCAATGTGATTGCCACTGCCTCCACGTTGGATAAGGAATTGCGCCAGGGTGCAACCGGTAACGTGGACGCCGCCAAAAAGGTTGGTCAGCTAATCGCTGAGCGTGCCAAGGCGGCAGGTGTTGAGCGGGTCGCTTTTGACCGCTCCGGTTACCGTTACCACGGTCGCGTGCAGGCTTTGGCCGACGCAGCCCGTGAAGCTGGCTTGCAATTCTAA
- the rplF gene encoding 50S ribosomal protein L6, translated as MSRVANNPVVLPSGVEVKLNGQEISVKGSKGALEFSIHQAVEVKQEENVLRFAARDGAQQSRALAGTTRALVNNMVTGVSAGFERKLQLIGVGYRAQTQGKKLNLTLGFSHPVEYELPEGITVETPSNTEVVIRGIDKQQVGHVAAEIRAFRPPEPYKGKGVRYAGEQVRRKEAKKK; from the coding sequence ATGTCCAGGGTTGCCAATAATCCTGTCGTGCTGCCTTCCGGTGTTGAGGTTAAGCTAAACGGACAGGAAATTAGTGTAAAGGGCTCCAAGGGAGCGCTTGAGTTTTCAATTCACCAGGCGGTTGAGGTAAAGCAGGAAGAAAATGTTCTGCGTTTTGCTGCCCGCGATGGTGCCCAACAGTCCCGCGCTCTTGCTGGTACAACCCGCGCGCTGGTCAATAACATGGTGACCGGAGTATCCGCAGGCTTCGAGCGTAAGCTCCAGCTTATCGGTGTAGGTTATCGGGCCCAGACGCAAGGTAAGAAGCTTAATCTGACGCTGGGGTTTTCGCACCCGGTAGAGTATGAGCTGCCCGAGGGGATTACCGTCGAAACTCCGTCCAATACGGAAGTAGTTATTCGCGGTATCGACAAGCAACAGGTTGGCCACGTCGCTGCCGAAATCCGCGCGTTCCGTCCGCCCGAGCCTTATAAAGGCAAAGGTGTACGATATGCGGGTGAGCAGGTTAGACGCAAAGAAGCCAAGAAGAAATAA
- the rpsH gene encoding 30S ribosomal protein S8, protein MSMQDTLADMVTRIRNAQMASKTDVKMPSSKMKISVAQVLKDEGYVADFSVTADIKPELTITLKYFGGKPVIESIKRVSRPSLRQYKGTGELPKVSGGLGVAIVSTSKGVMTDRAARAAGVGGEVICTVF, encoded by the coding sequence ATGAGTATGCAAGACACGCTTGCGGATATGGTAACCCGTATTCGCAACGCCCAGATGGCATCGAAAACAGACGTTAAGATGCCGTCTTCAAAAATGAAGATCTCGGTGGCCCAAGTCCTTAAGGACGAAGGTTACGTCGCGGATTTTTCCGTTACAGCCGACATAAAGCCCGAGCTCACGATCACTCTGAAGTATTTCGGCGGCAAGCCGGTTATTGAGTCGATCAAGCGGGTTAGCCGTCCGAGCCTGCGCCAGTACAAAGGCACTGGGGAGCTACCGAAAGTATCCGGTGGTCTGGGAGTCGCGATTGTCTCTACGTCCAAGGGCGTAATGACAGATCGTGCCGCACGTGCTGCCGGCGTGGGTGGCGAAGTCATCTGCACCGTATTCTAG
- the rpsN gene encoding 30S ribosomal protein S14, whose translation MAKVSMKNRELKREQTVAKYAVKRAELKAIIKNPNTSDDDRWDAQMKLQQLPRDASPSRLRNRCQVTGRPHGVLRKFELSRIKLREYGMRGDVPGLTKASW comes from the coding sequence ATGGCTAAGGTTTCCATGAAAAACCGTGAGCTCAAGCGCGAACAGACCGTTGCGAAATATGCGGTGAAGCGTGCTGAGCTCAAGGCGATTATCAAAAACCCAAATACCAGCGATGATGACCGCTGGGATGCACAGATGAAGCTCCAGCAGCTTCCTCGCGATGCGTCTCCTTCGCGTCTTCGTAATCGTTGCCAGGTGACTGGTCGTCCCCATGGCGTTCTGCGCAAGTTCGAACTTTCACGGATTAAACTCCGTGAGTACGGCATGCGTGGCGACGTTCCGGGCCTGACCAAGGCAAGCTGGTAA
- the rplE gene encoding 50S ribosomal protein L5 produces MLNMKEQYSKEVVPALQKEFGYKNIMQVPRIEKITLNMGVGEAVGDKKLIENAVADLERLAGQKVVVTKARRSVAGFKIREGWPIGCKVTLRGERMWDFFDRLVHIAVPRIRDFRGLNPKSFDGRGNYSMGVREQIIFPEIEYDKVDKIRGLDITITTNADTDDEGRELLKAFGFPFKK; encoded by the coding sequence ATGCTTAACATGAAAGAGCAGTACAGCAAGGAAGTGGTACCCGCCCTGCAGAAAGAGTTCGGCTACAAGAACATTATGCAGGTGCCGCGTATCGAAAAGATTACCCTTAATATGGGTGTCGGTGAAGCGGTTGGTGACAAGAAGCTGATTGAAAATGCTGTGGCAGATCTCGAACGCCTGGCAGGACAAAAGGTTGTTGTCACCAAAGCGCGTAGATCTGTTGCGGGCTTTAAAATCCGCGAAGGTTGGCCGATTGGTTGTAAGGTTACCCTGCGCGGAGAGCGCATGTGGGATTTCTTTGATCGTCTGGTTCACATTGCGGTTCCTCGCATTCGTGACTTTCGCGGTCTGAACCCCAAGTCCTTTGATGGGCGCGGTAACTACAGCATGGGTGTGCGTGAGCAGATTATCTTTCCAGAGATTGAGTACGACAAAGTCGACAAGATCCGCGGCCTGGATATCACTATTACCACCAATGCCGATACCGACGATGAAGGTCGTGAGCTATTAAAAGCTTTCGGTTTTCCGTTCAAGAAATAA